In Zingiber officinale cultivar Zhangliang chromosome 11B, Zo_v1.1, whole genome shotgun sequence, a single window of DNA contains:
- the LOC122034657 gene encoding putative germin-like protein 2-1, with amino-acid sequence MASDLSLLLVVALVAALSFSQALARDPGALQDFCVADSMSKVIVNGFTCKNPELVKADDFFLSGLNVPRSTMNKVASNVTLINANIIPGLNTLGISMARVDYAPRGLNPPHIHPRATELQTVLEGSLYVGFITSNPENKLVTKVLNKGDVFVFPQGLIHFQFNLGRTRALAMSFLSSQNPGVITIANTVFGSKPNISDDILSKAFQVDKKTIDWIQSQF; translated from the exons ATGGCTTCTGATCTATCCCTCCTGCTTGTTGTTGCTCTCGTTGCAGCTTTGTCTTTCTCTCAAGCTTTAGCCCGTGATCCAGGCGCCCTTCAAGACTTCTGTGTTGCAGACAGCATGTCCAAAG TTATTGTGAATGGATTCACTTGCAAGAATCCAGAACTCGTTAAAGCTGATGACTTCTTCTTGTCGGGTCTCAATGTGCCTCGTAGCACCATGAACAAAGTTGCTTCCAATGTGACGCTCATAAATGCAAATATAATTCCCGGCCTCAACACTCTTGGCATCTCCATGGCTCGAGTGGACTATGCCCCCCGCGGTCTCAATCCTCCGCACATCCACCCTCGTGCCACAGAGCTCCAAACAGTGTTGGAAGGCTCACTCTACGTTGGATTCATAACGTCCAATCCCGAGAACAAGTTGGTGACCAAAGTGCTTAACAAGGGTGATGTGTTCGTATTCCCTCAAGGCCTAATTCACTTCCAGTTCAATCTTGGTAGGACGAGGGCTCTTGCGATGTCATTTCTAAGTAGCCAAAATCCAGGAGTAATCACCATCGCCAATACTGTCTTTGGGTCAAAGCCAAACATCTCGGATGATATTCTTTCAAAGGCTTTCCAGGTGGATAAGAAGACTATCGATTGGATCCAATCTCAGTTCTAG